The DNA sequence GGAGTTCTATGAGATCCGCGACAAGGCGCTGATCGCGCACGCGACGCAGATCGACCCCGACGGCGGCTGGTTCCGGGTCCCGATGGACGTCCAGAAGGAGGTCTGGCCCACGGAGGAGTACGAGCTGGCGAAGTCCCTCGTCGATACCTCCCTCCCCGAGGACGACCTCTTCGCGGGCATCCGCGACAATGCCTAAATGAGCGCAAGCCTGGCAATGACGCATCTCGTCCCCCTCGCCAAGGAGGTGGACGAGAACAAGGTGACCCCCGGGGTCCTCGGGTTCATCGTCTTCGCGGTGATGGCCCTTGCCGTGTGGCGGCTGATGAAGTCGATGAACCGGCACATGAGCAAGGTCGACTTCAAGGAGGCGCCGGACCCGGCCGGGGCGTCCCGCGAGTCGGCCGACGCCGCCGATGCCAAGGCCGAGCGGGGCTGACCCCGCAAGGCGGGCGGCGGGCCTCAGCGCGAGTGGTCCGCCAGTGACAGCAGCAGGTGCGCGGACTCCGGCCGCAGATGGTCGGAGTGCGCGCCCGCAGGTCCGCGCCCGCGCACGAACACGTGGCTCGCGTCGACGCTGACGAACCGGTGGTCGAGGACCGCGAGCGGATAGGCGTCGTCCGTGCCCCGCATCCGGATGCCGGAGACGGGCGCGGGCGCCGTGCCGATGCCCGCGTGCCCGATGCCCGCCCGCTTCTCGGCCCGCAGGTGCCAGAAACCGGTGGCCCGGTCGCCCTGCGCGTACGTCGCCACGACCGGGCCGCGCAGCGGTGCCCCGGCGAGCCGGGTGAACGTCGTGGCGAAGGCGTCGCGCGGCGCGGCCATCTGGAACAGCAGCATCGAGTCCACGGTGAACGGCCGCCCCGGCGGCGCGGGCGTGCTCCAGCCGAGCGTGCCGCCCGGCGGCGCGGCCGCCCACTGCACCGCCTCGCACAGGAGGCGGCAGCCGAAGGAGTGCCCGACGAGGTGCAGCCGCTGGCCGCCC is a window from the Streptomyces spectabilis genome containing:
- a CDS encoding alpha/beta hydrolase, which codes for MTTAGDATDDGGAVVDLDERGWPLRATRDGPRPVPPPGLLDHFAARLTPPSWATDVVVYVHGWQTSRTSSRQAVAELLGLVERQLARRPGLYPRLGGAGGGGFAPWPVLVRWPSRSLPSLGGYRRIRDRAHAMSTQGHAAHVVGQLLGYLDARRGDPRRAPVLAGRGGQRLHLVGHSFGCRLLCEAVQWAAAPPGGTLGWSTPAPPGRPFTVDSMLLFQMAAPRDAFATTFTRLAGAPLRGPVVATYAQGDRATGFWHLRAEKRAGIGHAGIGTAPAPVSGIRMRGTDDAYPLAVLDHRFVSVDASHVFVRGRGPAGAHSDHLRPESAHLLLSLADHSR